A stretch of DNA from Betaproteobacteria bacterium:
TCCGAACAATTCGACGGATTCCAGCATGAGCAAGCCTCGTCCGGATGCGGCCACGCCGTTCGTCCATCAGGAGATGTTCCCGCTCGGACCCGACGCGACGCGCTATCGCAAGCTCGACGTGGGCGGCGTCGGCGTGATCGAGGCGGCTGGCCGGCGTTTTCTGCAAGTCGAGGGCGAAACGATTCGCGCTCTCACCCGTGAAGCGATCCGGGACATCTCGCATCTATTTCGAGCCGGTCACTTACAGCAATTGCGCAACATCCTGGACGACCCGGAAGCGTCGGCCAACGACCGCTTCGTCGCCCTGGATTTGCTGAAGAATGCGGCCATCGCGTCCGGATTCGTCCTGCCCTCGTGCCAGGATACCGGCACGGCCATCGTCAAGGCGAAGAAAGGCGAACAGGTCTGGGTGGAGGGCGACGATCGGACGGCGATCGCGTACGGCGTATACGATGCCTACGCCGCACTGAACCTGCGCTATTCGCAGATGGCGCCGAGGACGACCTGGGACGAGACCAACACCGGCAACAACCTGCCGGCCGAGATCAAGCTCGAAGCGGTCCCGGGCGACGCTTACAAGTTCCTGTTCATCACCAAGGGCGGCGGCTCGGCCAACAAGAGCCTGCTCTACCAGGAGACCCGGGCGTTGCTTGCGCCCGATACCTTGATGAGCTGGCTGGACGAGAAACTGCGCGGCCTGGGCACCGCGGCCTGCCCGCCTTACCACCTGGCGATCGTGCTGGGCGGCACGTCGGCGGAGCTCGCACTCGATACCGCCAAGCTTGCGTCCACGCGCTACCTCGATGGCTTGCCCGCCGAAGGCAATGCCCACGGACATGCGATCCGCGACCGGGAGCTGGAGAGCCGCGTGCTCGCGCTCACGCAGCGCTTCGGCATCGGCGCGCAGTTCGGCGGCAAGTATTTTTGCCACGATGTTCGCGTCATACGCCTGCCGCGTCACGGCGCTTCGTTCCCGGTCGCCATCGCCGTATCGTGCTCGGCCGATCGCCAGGCGCTCGGGAAGATCA
This window harbors:
- a CDS encoding fumarate hydratase (catalyzes the formation of malate from fumerate): MSKPRPDAATPFVHQEMFPLGPDATRYRKLDVGGVGVIEAAGRRFLQVEGETIRALTREAIRDISHLFRAGHLQQLRNILDDPEASANDRFVALDLLKNAAIASGFVLPSCQDTGTAIVKAKKGEQVWVEGDDRTAIAYGVYDAYAALNLRYSQMAPRTTWDETNTGNNLPAEIKLEAVPGDAYKFLFITKGGGSANKSLLYQETRALLAPDTLMSWLDEKLRGLGTAACPPYHLAIVLGGTSAELALDTAKLASTRYLDGLPAEGNAHGHAIRDRELESRVLALTQRFGIGAQFGGKYFCHDVRVIRLPRHGASFPVAIAVSCSADRQALGKITAEGVFLEELERDPARFLPDVRAEGLSGEVVRIDLNRPMSDIRNQLSQCAVKTRVMLSGPMVVARDIAHAKIKEQLDAGHGLPAYLKDHCVYYAGPAKTPEGYASGSFGPTTAGRMDSYVEQFQANGGSYVMLAKGNRSKAVTEACRKYGGFYLGSIGGPAARLAKDCIRKVEVLEYPELGMEAVWRIEVEDFPAFVVVDDKGNDFFEAVTKPVSVVKREK